One region of Oculatellaceae cyanobacterium genomic DNA includes:
- a CDS encoding carotenoid oxygenase family protein — MAISAVNPYLEENFAPVSTEITAEKLIVIGELPPTLSGMFVRNGPNPQFPPIGKYHWFDGDGMLHGVRISNGKASYCNRYVRTKGYQIEHDAGHAIWSGLLEPPQPNNPYGAFKNVANTALVWHAGQMMAVWEGGEPHAIKLPDLDTIGGYTYNGKLKSAFTAHPKVDPVTGEMMFFGYSLFAPPFVKYSVVSAEGELLRTVPIDLPVGVMMHDFAITENYTIFLDLPLTFRPERMRRGQPAFMFESDRSSRFGIVPRHGDNSNIRWFESRPCFIFHTLNAYEEGDEVVLLACRMGSTTVLMSDVQPGETEGESARLYKWRFNLKTGEVREEMLDDVASDFPRVNENLLGRKTRYGYAAKFTASAIPLFDGVIKYDFSSGKSETHTFGQGRYGGEAVFAPRPDATNEDDGWLITFVHDEESNTSELVVINAEDMKGEPVARVIIPQRVPYGFHGIWISEEQLAASV, encoded by the coding sequence ATGGCGATCTCAGCAGTTAATCCTTATCTAGAAGAAAACTTTGCTCCAGTAAGCACAGAAATTACAGCCGAGAAACTCATAGTAATTGGTGAACTTCCTCCTACATTATCGGGGATGTTTGTCCGCAATGGCCCTAATCCCCAGTTTCCCCCTATTGGAAAGTACCATTGGTTTGATGGGGATGGGATGTTGCATGGGGTGCGTATTAGCAATGGTAAGGCTTCTTACTGCAATCGCTATGTACGCACTAAGGGATATCAGATTGAACACGATGCAGGTCACGCAATTTGGTCGGGTTTATTAGAACCACCACAGCCTAATAATCCTTATGGTGCTTTCAAGAATGTTGCTAATACTGCTTTAGTATGGCACGCGGGGCAGATGATGGCAGTCTGGGAGGGGGGAGAACCCCACGCGATTAAGTTGCCTGATTTAGATACAATTGGCGGTTATACATATAATGGCAAGCTGAAATCTGCTTTTACTGCACATCCCAAGGTAGACCCTGTTACTGGGGAAATGATGTTTTTTGGCTACTCGCTATTTGCACCACCATTTGTTAAATATAGTGTGGTGTCAGCAGAGGGTGAATTATTGCGGACTGTACCCATTGATTTACCAGTGGGTGTGATGATGCACGATTTTGCGATTACTGAAAATTACACGATATTTTTAGATTTGCCGTTGACATTTCGCCCTGAAAGAATGCGGCGGGGACAGCCAGCTTTTATGTTTGAGAGCGATCGCTCTAGTCGTTTTGGTATTGTCCCTCGTCATGGTGACAATAGCAATATCCGGTGGTTTGAAAGTCGTCCTTGTTTTATCTTCCATACTCTCAATGCTTATGAGGAAGGGGATGAAGTTGTTTTGCTTGCTTGTCGCATGGGTTCTACTACCGTCTTAATGTCGGATGTTCAACCAGGTGAAACTGAGGGAGAAAGCGCCCGTCTGTACAAATGGCGGTTTAATCTTAAAACTGGTGAAGTACGGGAAGAAATGCTGGATGATGTGGCATCAGATTTTCCCCGTGTGAATGAAAATTTATTAGGACGTAAGACGCGCTACGGCTACGCAGCTAAGTTTACAGCTAGTGCAATTCCCTTATTTGATGGGGTAATTAAGTATGACTTTAGCAGTGGTAAGTCTGAAACTCACACTTTTGGACAGGGGCGTTATGGTGGTGAGGCTGTGTTTGCACCCCGTCCTGATGCTACGAATGAAGATGATGGTTGGCTGATTACTTTTGTTCATGATGAGGAGTCAAATACTTCGGAATTAGTGGTAATTAATGCCGAAGATATGAAGGGTGAACCAGTGGCGCGTGTGATTATTCCTCAGCGTGTTCCTTATGGTTTTCACGGAATTTGGATTAGTGAGGAACAGTTGGCTGCTTCTGTTTAA
- a CDS encoding Uma2 family endonuclease — protein MTPTDVRLWTVDEYHRMIETEILTTDDQVELIAGQIIQMSPQQPPHAATTQCASDYLRELIPDQAIIRVQLPITLRPNSEPEPDIAVVRINSRRYQDNHPTADDIFLLIEVADSTLNSDRKLKSRVYAQANISDYWVLDVNNRQVYVFRQPQDGNYKQEIILKENDTISLLAFPEITVQVAQLFP, from the coding sequence ATGACTCCTACAGATGTACGCTTATGGACAGTAGATGAGTATCATCGGATGATTGAAACTGAAATTTTGACGACTGATGATCAAGTTGAACTTATTGCAGGGCAAATTATCCAAATGAGTCCCCAACAACCACCCCACGCAGCAACTACCCAATGTGCATCTGACTATCTGAGGGAATTAATCCCAGATCAAGCTATTATCCGCGTGCAGTTACCTATTACTCTGCGTCCTAACTCAGAACCGGAACCAGATATTGCTGTAGTTCGTATTAACTCTAGACGATACCAAGATAATCATCCTACAGCCGATGATATTTTTCTACTAATAGAAGTAGCAGATAGTACACTCAATAGTGATCGCAAGTTAAAATCACGCGTTTATGCTCAAGCTAATATCTCTGATTACTGGGTATTAGATGTTAATAACAGACAGGTTTATGTCTTTCGCCAACCTCAAGATGGGAATTATAAGCAAGAAATTATATTAAAAGAGAATGACACAATTTCACTGTTGGCTTTTCCAGAAATTACAGTCCAAGTTGCTCAACTTTTCCCGTAA
- a CDS encoding DNA phosphorothioation-associated protein 4, whose translation MAESRIKIAKDKADLVQELTVAPGTTGPFQTYADAIAFSAVLGAKHKKRIPLGEISRKEPGPIAIDIFISRGYDLVIKLLAIAETKDINILSPNDVEVENKRIHIFEEYANGGLEILREELKGAVDYTERLLLMLSLQRNKQEQPQGEFDLSRFLS comes from the coding sequence ATGGCTGAAAGTCGGATTAAAATTGCTAAGGATAAAGCAGATTTAGTACAAGAATTAACTGTCGCACCTGGAACAACGGGACCATTTCAAACTTATGCGGATGCGATCGCATTTTCCGCAGTTTTAGGCGCGAAGCACAAAAAGCGTATACCACTAGGGGAAATATCTCGCAAGGAACCAGGACCAATTGCGATCGATATTTTTATTTCTAGGGGTTACGATTTGGTGATTAAGTTACTGGCGATCGCAGAAACTAAAGATATCAATATTCTCTCACCTAATGATGTTGAAGTTGAGAATAAACGCATCCATATATTTGAAGAATATGCTAACGGTGGGTTGGAAATCTTGCGGGAAGAATTAAAAGGTGCGGTAGATTATACAGAAAGGCTTTTATTAATGTTAAGTTTACAACGGAATAAGCAAGAACAGCCGCAAGGAGAGTTTGATTTAAGTAGGTTTTTAAGTTGA
- a CDS encoding DEAD/DEAH box helicase family protein, with the protein MGLRDLNIQDEYRSDRTNIIQDFYIPCLENATLYRRAVGFFSSTSMAAAARGLTALIRAGGKMQLIASPNLSPEDAEAIARGLKQKEELITSNIIQELEQEFEEIVKDRLACLAWLLSQGVLEIKLAVAKNIRQQGIYHEKLGIFADTDNNIVAFTRSANESSTALINNFECIDVFCSWHIGVKERALRKAENFQKLWDNETENVEILGFPEAAKRSLLKLCPDRKPEGEPGLANQTKPPSVSELKGSYSLNSQKISDLWRHQIEAKNAFLEHRCGILEMATGTGKTRTALKILQHLVDIQAINSAIVTAHGTDLLDQWAKQLDGVASNLNPKFRVLKHYDIHHDREEYDLDPEYSVLILSRSALRNVLRSLRRPTRKRLLLIHDEVHGLGSPTNVEALEGLSEDIIYRLGLSATPEREYDQEGNDFIEKNVGQVIYRFNLEDAISRGILCEFDYYPIEYELSDQDRLKIRGVHSLRAARATQGNPMSNEEFWTALARVYKTSAAKLPYFKEFLQQHHKILERCILFVEDRQYGEEVLNIIHKYRHDFHTYYAEDNRQNLIDFASKKISCLITCHRISEGIDVQSLRSVVLFSSARAKLETIQRMGRCLRRDPADPNKRAVVVDFVRVQEENNQELNTDQIRKEWLTSLSKIKHE; encoded by the coding sequence TTGGGTTTAAGAGATTTAAATATTCAGGATGAGTATAGGAGCGATCGCACTAATATTATCCAAGACTTCTACATTCCCTGTTTAGAGAATGCCACCCTCTACAGACGAGCAGTAGGTTTTTTCTCTAGCACCTCAATGGCAGCCGCAGCTAGGGGTTTAACGGCTTTAATTCGTGCTGGCGGTAAAATGCAATTGATAGCTTCTCCTAATTTATCGCCAGAAGATGCTGAGGCGATCGCTAGAGGACTGAAACAAAAAGAAGAATTAATTACAAGTAATATTATCCAAGAGTTAGAACAAGAATTTGAGGAAATTGTTAAGGATAGGTTGGCTTGTTTAGCTTGGTTATTAAGCCAGGGGGTTTTAGAAATTAAGCTAGCAGTCGCTAAGAATATTCGCCAACAAGGTATTTATCACGAAAAGCTAGGGATATTTGCAGATACAGATAATAATATTGTTGCTTTTACGCGTTCGGCTAATGAGAGTTCAACAGCGTTGATTAATAATTTTGAATGTATTGATGTCTTTTGTTCCTGGCATATAGGAGTAAAAGAACGTGCCTTAAGAAAAGCCGAGAATTTTCAAAAACTATGGGATAACGAGACAGAGAATGTAGAAATACTGGGGTTTCCAGAAGCAGCGAAGCGATCGCTCTTAAAATTATGTCCAGATCGCAAACCTGAAGGGGAACCAGGACTTGCAAACCAAACCAAACCACCATCGGTTTCTGAACTTAAAGGAAGTTATAGCCTAAATTCGCAAAAAATTAGTGATTTATGGAGGCATCAAATTGAAGCAAAAAATGCTTTTCTAGAGCATCGCTGTGGCATTTTGGAAATGGCAACTGGTACAGGAAAGACTCGGACAGCTTTAAAAATTTTGCAGCATTTAGTTGATATTCAAGCGATTAACTCTGCTATTGTCACTGCTCATGGTACTGATTTATTAGATCAGTGGGCAAAGCAACTCGATGGCGTAGCTAGTAACTTAAATCCTAAATTTCGGGTTTTAAAACATTACGATATCCATCACGACCGAGAAGAATACGATTTAGACCCAGAATACAGTGTATTGATCCTATCTCGTAGTGCTTTGCGTAATGTATTGCGATCGCTGCGCCGTCCCACTCGCAAGCGTCTATTACTCATTCATGATGAAGTACATGGTTTAGGTAGTCCTACCAACGTAGAAGCATTAGAAGGGTTATCTGAAGATATTATCTATCGACTTGGATTAAGTGCTACTCCAGAAAGAGAATACGACCAGGAAGGTAATGATTTTATTGAAAAAAATGTTGGGCAAGTAATTTATCGTTTTAATCTTGAGGATGCTATTAGTCGCGGCATTCTTTGTGAATTTGATTACTATCCTATTGAATATGAACTCTCAGATCAAGATCGTTTAAAGATTAGAGGTGTGCATAGTTTAAGGGCAGCAAGAGCAACGCAAGGCAACCCTATGTCTAATGAGGAATTTTGGACAGCATTGGCACGAGTCTACAAAACATCAGCCGCTAAGTTGCCATATTTTAAAGAATTTTTACAACAACATCATAAAATACTAGAGCGATGTATTCTATTTGTAGAAGATCGTCAATATGGAGAAGAAGTATTAAATATTATCCATAAGTATAGACATGATTTTCATACTTATTATGCCGAGGATAATAGGCAAAATTTAATAGATTTTGCTAGTAAGAAAATTTCTTGTTTAATTACTTGCCATCGTATTTCTGAAGGGATAGATGTTCAGTCTTTACGCTCAGTTGTTTTATTCTCATCAGCACGAGCTAAATTAGAAACAATTCAGAGGATGGGGCGTTGCTTGCGACGAGATCCCGCAGACCCTAATAAACGGGCAGTGGTTGTTGACTTTGTACGAGTTCAAGAGGAGAACAATCAGGAGCTAAACACCGATCAAATTCGTAAGGAATGGCTAACTAGCTTATCTAAAATTAAACACGAGTAA
- a CDS encoding type II toxin-antitoxin system ParD family antitoxin: MNISLPDSMRAYIEEQVAEGNYSTASEYFRELVRQDQKRKAQERLETLLLEGLESGNATAMTDEDWQDIRTSVRERITKRTNSSQE; this comes from the coding sequence ATGAATATTTCTTTACCTGACTCAATGCGGGCTTATATTGAGGAACAGGTAGCAGAAGGCAATTACAGCACAGCTAGTGAGTATTTCCGTGAGTTAGTACGCCAAGATCAAAAGCGTAAGGCTCAAGAACGTCTGGAAACCTTATTGCTAGAAGGTTTAGAGTCTGGTAATGCCACAGCTATGACTGATGAGGATTGGCAAGATATCCGTACCTCTGTGCGTGAAAGAATTACCAAGCGTACTAATTCAAGTCAAGAGTGA
- a CDS encoding type II toxin-antitoxin system RelE/ParE family toxin, whose amino-acid sequence MREVSKRPQVIRDLIELATYIAEDSLDASDRFLAAAEITFKQLAKMPQMGKLSQLSHRQLADVRQQAIKGFRKYLVFYRPIESGVEILRVIYGMRDIEAILDENLEEDEFS is encoded by the coding sequence ATGCGTGAAGTTAGCAAACGACCGCAGGTTATTCGTGATTTGATTGAATTAGCGACATATATAGCTGAAGATAGCTTGGATGCAAGCGATCGCTTTTTAGCCGCAGCAGAAATAACTTTTAAACAATTGGCTAAAATGCCGCAGATGGGTAAACTCAGCCAATTATCTCATCGTCAACTAGCTGATGTCCGCCAACAAGCTATAAAGGGATTTAGGAAATATCTTGTTTTCTATCGTCCTATAGAATCAGGAGTTGAGATTCTACGGGTAATTTACGGTATGCGGGACATCGAAGCTATCTTAGATGAAAATTTAGAAGAAGACGAATTTAGTTAA